In Pirellulales bacterium, the genomic stretch CTTGGCGAGCTATGATCTCGACTCCGCTTATCAGGGGCAAGAGGCCCTGGCGCGCGTCGAGCAAAGTCTGCGCGAGAACCGGCCTTACGCCATGGCGTTTGTCGACGTCCGCATGCCTCCGGGCTGGGACGGCGTGGAAACGGTCCGCCGCATTTGGGAAGTCGACCCCGATTTGCAGGTCGTCATTTGCACGGCATACTCCGACTACTCATGGGGAGAGATGACGCAAGTGCTCGGAGAAACCGATCGCTTGCTGCTCTTGAAGAAGCCGTTCGACAATGTGGAGGTTCGCCAAGTGGCCTCCGCTTTGACCGAGAAATGGCAACTGGCCCGCAATGCGCGGCAGTCGGTCGACCAATTGCGGCGGCTGGTCGAGGAGCAAACGGCGAGCTTGCAACAAGCCAACCAAAAGCTGCTGCAGGTTCAAAAGTTAGAGGCCGTTGGCCAACTGGCCGCGGGAATCGCCGACGAAATCAACACTCCCACGCAAGACCTGGGCGATAACGCGCACTTTCTGAAGGGCGCCTTTCGCGATCTGGAAACGGTCCTCGACGAATGCGATCGGCTGGTGCAAGCAGCCAAGTCCGACTCGCTCTCCGCAGAAATCGCGGCGGAATTCGAGCGCGCGGTCGCTCGGACCGATCTGAGTTATCTTCGCGAG encodes the following:
- a CDS encoding response regulator; its protein translation is MTGKKNRRILIVDDNVAIHEDFRKVIGTDDDGASTVDQSAAALFGEPVVAASRPLASYDLDSAYQGQEALARVEQSLRENRPYAMAFVDVRMPPGWDGVETVRRIWEVDPDLQVVICTAYSDYSWGEMTQVLGETDRLLLLKKPFDNVEVRQVASALTEKWQLARNARQSVDQLRRLVEEQTASLQQANQKLLQVQKLEAVGQLAAGIADEINTPTQDLGDNAHFLKGAFRDLETVLDECDRLVQAAKSDSLSAEIAAEFERAVARTDLSYLREEIPKAIDQSLDGINRVAEIVRSINR